Proteins encoded within one genomic window of Lactococcus garvieae:
- a CDS encoding SpaH/EbpB family LPXTG-anchored major pilin — protein sequence MNPNQDLLSVDMQVKDKDNNWVSLEQGKDYTFLDGANEMKPAGKNTVQLTQSGMEKVGKMTGATQMRVVYKAQVNEGWDGEIKNTFSVDDKSPGLKPDHDTNPDIPKYYDGGFDLHKVDENGDNLSGAEFYIATSEENARAGKYLASDDKSYAEGTDLPEGVHFLTTTSDAQGHANFDGLPLTWYEDVNGNGKQDMDGTEPTFADADIQRDYWVVETKAPSGYELVKDPIKVTVNLNTASDTSWEATVENKKQSDLPFTGAKGTTLMVSIAIGAIALGTAAVVIDKKRRQA from the coding sequence TTGAATCCAAATCAAGATCTTCTTTCTGTGGATATGCAAGTGAAAGATAAAGATAATAACTGGGTATCACTTGAGCAAGGTAAAGATTATACATTTCTAGATGGCGCAAATGAAATGAAACCTGCAGGGAAAAATACAGTTCAATTGACCCAAAGTGGAATGGAAAAAGTAGGGAAGATGACAGGCGCAACACAAATGCGCGTAGTTTATAAAGCACAAGTTAATGAAGGATGGGATGGAGAGATTAAAAATACCTTTTCTGTAGATGATAAATCTCCAGGTCTCAAACCAGATCATGATACTAACCCAGATATACCGAAATACTATGATGGTGGGTTTGATCTTCATAAAGTAGATGAAAATGGTGATAACTTATCTGGTGCAGAATTCTATATTGCAACATCCGAAGAGAATGCCCGTGCAGGAAAATATCTTGCTTCAGATGACAAGTCTTATGCCGAAGGAACTGATTTGCCTGAGGGTGTACATTTCTTAACAACAACTTCAGATGCTCAAGGACATGCCAACTTTGATGGTTTGCCATTGACATGGTACGAAGATGTTAACGGTAATGGTAAGCAAGATATGGATGGGACAGAACCAACCTTTGCAGATGCAGATATCCAACGTGATTATTGGGTAGTAGAAACAAAAGCACCATCAGGTTACGAATTGGTGAAAGATCCAATCAAAGTGACTGTCAACTTAAACACAGCATCAGACACAAGTTGGGAAGCAACGGTTGAAAACAAAAAACAATCCGATCTTCCATTTACAGGTGCCAAAGGTACAACATTGATGGTAAGTATTGCGATTGGTGCTATTGCACTGGGAACAGCCGCGGTTGTAATTGACAAAAAACGTCGTCAAGCATAA
- a CDS encoding pilin N-terminal domain-containing protein: MKKSYKHKLIVGLALTTLAGTSAISLSAPAFLDNVTVAHADSQAISDNTSNRSITLTKYAIQNEGQLGAPGDGTKWDNPDNLATLKNVKFKLVRVKALDGGQPLVDATTAVEGTDYKIDTDFTPMEATTDANGQLTFDLGKGKANDGIYMLVEEDSTGVINNTTGAATTIKYKAIPAFIYVPMTNRQTQSGLIYDVNVYPKNEEDTPLNPVKTIDGTNGESLVAGQVYEWDAAFDINPSDIFYTATEDSFIEGLDPNTDYTGPGSTGGHVHKGDKVYMD; this comes from the coding sequence ATGAAAAAATCTTACAAGCACAAACTCATCGTTGGTTTAGCTTTAACCACACTTGCTGGAACAAGCGCAATCAGTTTATCAGCTCCTGCATTTTTAGACAACGTCACAGTTGCTCATGCGGATTCACAAGCTATTTCTGATAATACTTCTAACCGTTCAATCACTTTGACAAAGTATGCTATCCAAAATGAAGGACAGCTGGGTGCTCCTGGGGATGGTACAAAATGGGACAATCCAGATAACTTAGCAACTTTGAAAAATGTTAAGTTTAAGCTTGTGCGTGTAAAAGCTTTGGACGGGGGACAACCTTTAGTTGATGCTACAACAGCAGTTGAAGGAACAGATTACAAAATTGATACAGACTTTACCCCAATGGAAGCTACTACAGATGCGAATGGTCAATTGACTTTTGACTTAGGTAAAGGAAAAGCAAACGATGGTATCTATATGCTGGTCGAAGAGGATTCAACTGGAGTAATCAATAACACCACAGGAGCCGCTACAACAATTAAATATAAAGCCATACCAGCTTTCATTTATGTGCCAATGACGAACCGTCAAACACAATCTGGTTTGATTTATGATGTGAATGTTTATCCTAAAAATGAAGAAGATACACCACTTAATCCCGTTAAAACAATTGATGGAACAAATGGTGAATCGCTCGTAGCTGGTCAAGTTTATGAATGGGATGCTGCTTTTGATATCAACCCTTCTGATATCTTTTATACCGCAACAGAAGATAGCTTTATCGAAGGGTTAGATCCAAATACAGACTATACTGGACCTGGTTCAACAGGTGGTCATGTTCATAAAGGTGATAAGGTTTATATGGATTAG